In the Acidovorax sp. A79 genome, one interval contains:
- a CDS encoding DUF3014 domain-containing protein → MPDQETAEFRPTPERTSSSPWVIAAVLACAVAAAAAWWFWLRKAEPPVAPPPVAAAPEAPVAPPPLPEASGPQNPVDALAPAETPLPALAESDARVVELLSGLVGRDKLASFLITDGFVRRLVATVDNLGRAQAPSRMWPVQPMPQRFAVDGTGEAPTTVAAANAARYSAFLAFAEAVPMESAVALYARLYPLFQQAYEELGYPRRYFNDRLVAVLDHLLLAPEPQGPLRVKLTPVNTDVPNLRPWVRYEFVDPALESLSSGQKILVRMGPANEARAKALIRDLRKRVATGEIARKPAQ, encoded by the coding sequence ATGCCCGATCAAGAGACTGCCGAGTTCCGCCCAACGCCGGAGCGCACATCCTCCTCCCCCTGGGTCATTGCCGCCGTGCTGGCCTGCGCGGTGGCCGCCGCAGCTGCCTGGTGGTTCTGGCTGCGCAAGGCAGAGCCGCCGGTTGCGCCGCCCCCCGTGGCGGCCGCGCCCGAAGCGCCCGTGGCTCCACCGCCCCTGCCCGAAGCCTCGGGGCCGCAGAACCCGGTCGATGCACTGGCCCCGGCGGAAACGCCCCTGCCCGCGCTGGCCGAATCTGACGCGCGCGTCGTCGAGCTGCTGTCTGGACTGGTGGGGCGCGACAAGCTCGCATCGTTCCTGATCACCGACGGCTTTGTCCGCCGCCTGGTGGCCACGGTGGACAACCTGGGCCGCGCCCAGGCCCCCTCGCGCATGTGGCCCGTGCAACCCATGCCGCAGCGGTTTGCGGTGGACGGCACAGGCGAAGCGCCCACCACCGTCGCGGCCGCCAATGCCGCGCGCTACAGCGCTTTTCTGGCCTTTGCCGAGGCCGTGCCGATGGAGTCCGCCGTGGCCTTGTATGCGCGGCTGTATCCGCTGTTCCAGCAGGCGTACGAAGAACTGGGCTACCCCAGGCGCTACTTCAACGACCGCCTGGTGGCCGTGCTGGACCACCTGCTGCTGGCGCCCGAACCCCAGGGCCCGCTGCGCGTGAAGCTCACGCCGGTGAATACCGATGTGCCGAACCTGCGCCCCTGGGTGCGCTACGAATTCGTGGACCCGGCGCTGGAATCGCTGTCCAGCGGACAGAAGATCCTGGTGCGCATGGGGCCCGCCAACGAGGCCCGCGCCAAGGCGCTGATCCGCGATCTGCGCAAGCGCGTGGCGACCGGCGAGATCGCACGCAAACCCGCGCAGTGA
- a CDS encoding class III extradiol ring-cleavage dioxygenase, which translates to MSATAQTPATAAPHGAIPALFVSHGAPLFAIDAGTTGPALTQWGESLKGQYPGLRGVVIMSPHWMARSLQVMTGPQPATWHDFGGFPPALYQLQYPASGSPALAQEVLGLLQAAGMAAQGDAARPFDHGAWVPLMHLFPEADLPVVQVALPVGAGPAEVYALGAALRGLRSQGVLVVGSGSMTHNLAEFFGGAREPAPYVLEFSRWIEAALARGDVSALLNYRSQAPHASRAHPTEDHFLPIFFALGAAGDDLHAHYLSREVMYSMLSMDAFALEPAH; encoded by the coding sequence ATGTCTGCCACAGCCCAAACCCCCGCCACTGCCGCGCCCCACGGCGCCATTCCCGCGCTGTTCGTGTCGCACGGGGCACCCTTGTTTGCCATCGACGCCGGCACCACGGGCCCTGCGCTCACCCAGTGGGGCGAAAGCCTGAAGGGGCAATATCCCGGCCTGCGCGGCGTGGTGATCATGTCGCCGCACTGGATGGCGCGCTCCCTGCAGGTCATGACCGGGCCGCAGCCCGCCACCTGGCACGACTTTGGCGGTTTTCCACCCGCGCTGTACCAGCTGCAGTATCCCGCCAGCGGCTCCCCCGCGCTGGCGCAGGAGGTGCTGGGCCTGCTGCAGGCCGCGGGCATGGCCGCGCAGGGCGACGCGGCCCGTCCGTTTGACCACGGGGCCTGGGTGCCGCTGATGCACCTGTTTCCCGAGGCCGACCTGCCCGTGGTGCAGGTGGCGCTGCCCGTGGGCGCCGGCCCGGCCGAGGTGTATGCACTGGGCGCTGCGTTGCGCGGCCTGCGCAGCCAGGGCGTGCTGGTGGTCGGCTCGGGCAGCATGACGCACAACCTGGCCGAGTTCTTTGGCGGTGCCCGCGAGCCCGCGCCGTACGTGCTGGAGTTCAGCCGGTGGATCGAAGCAGCGCTGGCGCGCGGCGACGTCAGCGCGCTGCTCAACTACCGCAGCCAGGCCCCGCATGCCAGCCGCGCGCACCCGACCGAAGACCACTTCCTGCCCATCTTTTTTGCGCTGGGCGCCGCGGGCGACGACCTGCATGCCCACTACCTGAGCCGCGAGGTGATGTACAGCATGCTGTCGATGGACGCGTTCGCCCTGGAACCGGCGCATTGA
- a CDS encoding AraC family transcriptional regulator has translation MLDFLSKPFNQIPQQPFAEPPDLLTQILLGLRLDGVEYGRCVLQPPWAIAFPAQRSARFHFVGHGGAWLRTPGTDWQRLNPGDAVLLPHGSFHVLASSPDVPPVDIDSLARKPVSENIYLVDGRDAGHAPLGAPVAPPPPLAPDVLFSGALRFNLDPLHPLMAMMPAVMMAGDLARRDTTVPVLLDAMEREVEQDRMGACAILARLADALAASIIRAWVECSCNNPTGWIAAVRCPRIGKVIAAIHADPERDWNVPLLADLMGASRSSFSESFTRTMGESPARYVAKVKMSQARRWIARDGMRVAVAAHRLGYESEASFSRAYKRIIGHPPSTARAE, from the coding sequence ATGCTTGACTTTTTGTCCAAACCCTTCAACCAGATCCCCCAGCAGCCGTTCGCTGAGCCGCCGGACCTGCTGACCCAGATCCTGCTCGGCCTGCGCCTGGACGGCGTGGAGTATGGCCGCTGCGTGCTGCAGCCGCCGTGGGCCATCGCCTTCCCGGCGCAGCGCTCGGCCCGTTTCCACTTCGTGGGCCATGGCGGAGCCTGGCTGCGCACGCCGGGTACCGACTGGCAGCGCCTGAACCCAGGCGACGCGGTGCTGCTGCCGCACGGCAGCTTCCACGTGCTGGCCAGCTCGCCCGACGTGCCGCCAGTGGACATCGATTCGTTGGCGCGCAAGCCCGTGTCCGAGAACATCTACCTGGTGGACGGCCGCGATGCGGGCCACGCGCCCCTGGGGGCCCCCGTCGCGCCACCTCCGCCGCTGGCCCCCGACGTGCTGTTCAGCGGCGCGCTGCGCTTCAACCTCGACCCGCTGCACCCGCTGATGGCCATGATGCCGGCGGTGATGATGGCCGGCGACCTGGCCCGGCGCGACACCACCGTGCCGGTGCTGCTCGACGCCATGGAGCGCGAGGTGGAGCAGGACCGCATGGGCGCCTGCGCGATCCTCGCGCGCCTGGCCGATGCGCTGGCCGCCAGCATCATCCGCGCCTGGGTGGAGTGCAGCTGCAACAACCCCACGGGCTGGATCGCCGCCGTGCGCTGCCCGCGCATCGGCAAGGTGATCGCCGCCATCCACGCCGACCCCGAGCGCGACTGGAACGTGCCGCTGCTGGCCGACCTGATGGGCGCCTCGCGCTCGAGCTTTTCCGAATCGTTCACGCGCACCATGGGCGAGAGCCCGGCGCGCTACGTGGCCAAGGTCAAGATGTCGCAGGCGCGCCGCTGGATCGCGCGCGACGGCATGCGCGTGGCCGTGGCGGCCCACCGGCTGGGCTACGAGTCGGAGGCCTCGTTCAGCCGGGCGTACAAGCGCATCATTGGCCACCCGCCGAGCACTGCGCGGGCGGAGTGA
- a CDS encoding glutamine--tRNA ligase/YqeY domain fusion protein: protein MSTPNPANPAAGTPGAAPAASLETAKPSNFLRQVIENDLEKGTYASRRWGGSPGDAAHHAIGQPDPARIRTRFPPEPNGYLHVGHAKSICINFGLARDYGGVCHLRFDDTNPEKEDTEYVNSIIDAVKWLGFDWNGHPSAPPYQASDYFDFMYRAAEYLIEAGHAYVDEQTVEQIRINRGDFSKPGTDSPFRSRTPAENLAKFREMKAGLHEDGSMVLRAKIDMASPNINMRDPAIYRIRRATHHNTGDTWCIYPMYTYAHPIEDALEQITHSLCTLEFEDQRPFYDWLLERLTEGGLLASPPPRQYEFARLNLTYVITSKRKLAQLVYDHKVSGWDDPRMPTIVGLRRRGYTPEAIQTFAERIGVTKSDSWIDYSTLEGCLREDLELKAFRGMAVLNPVKLVLTNWDDVMGAGHLEPCTLPSLPHPPEGVESPERHFTIGKEVWIEREDFEEVPPKGYKRLFPGNKVRLKGGYVIECTGCTKDAAGNITEVLATVVPDTKSGTPGADSVKVKAAITWVGVADGVNAEVRMYDRLFLDAQPDAGGKDFIESLNPNSLKVVTAIVEPSLANARPDDKFQFERHGYFVADRVDHAAGKPVFNLAVGLKDSWGK, encoded by the coding sequence ATGAGCACCCCAAACCCCGCCAATCCTGCCGCCGGCACCCCCGGCGCTGCCCCCGCAGCATCCCTGGAAACCGCCAAGCCCAGCAACTTCCTGCGCCAGGTCATCGAAAACGACCTGGAAAAAGGCACCTACGCCTCCCGCCGCTGGGGCGGCAGCCCGGGCGACGCCGCCCACCACGCCATCGGCCAGCCCGACCCCGCCAGGATCCGCACCCGCTTCCCGCCCGAACCCAACGGCTACCTGCACGTGGGCCACGCCAAGAGCATCTGCATCAACTTCGGCCTGGCGCGCGACTACGGCGGCGTGTGCCACCTGCGCTTTGACGACACCAACCCCGAAAAAGAAGACACCGAATACGTCAACAGCATCATCGACGCGGTGAAATGGCTGGGTTTTGACTGGAACGGCCACCCCAGCGCCCCGCCCTACCAGGCGAGCGACTATTTCGACTTCATGTACCGCGCGGCGGAGTACCTGATCGAGGCCGGCCACGCCTACGTGGACGAACAGACCGTCGAGCAGATCCGCATCAACCGCGGCGACTTCAGCAAGCCCGGCACCGACAGCCCCTTTCGCAGCCGCACCCCGGCCGAAAACCTGGCCAAGTTCCGCGAGATGAAGGCCGGCCTGCACGAAGACGGCTCCATGGTGCTGCGCGCCAAGATCGACATGGCCAGCCCCAACATCAACATGCGCGACCCGGCCATCTACCGCATCCGCCGCGCCACGCACCACAACACCGGCGACACCTGGTGCATCTACCCGATGTACACCTACGCGCACCCCATCGAGGATGCGCTGGAGCAAATCACCCACAGCCTGTGCACGCTGGAATTCGAAGACCAGCGCCCGTTCTACGACTGGCTGCTGGAGCGCCTGACCGAAGGCGGCCTGCTGGCCAGCCCGCCCCCCCGCCAGTACGAATTCGCGCGCCTGAACCTCACCTACGTCATCACCAGCAAGCGCAAGCTCGCGCAGCTGGTGTACGACCACAAGGTCAGCGGCTGGGATGACCCGCGCATGCCCACCATCGTGGGCCTGCGCCGCCGGGGCTACACGCCCGAGGCCATCCAGACCTTTGCCGAACGCATCGGCGTGACCAAGAGCGACAGCTGGATCGACTACAGCACCCTGGAAGGCTGCCTTCGCGAAGACCTGGAGCTCAAGGCCTTCCGCGGCATGGCCGTGCTCAACCCCGTCAAGCTGGTGCTCACCAACTGGGACGACGTCATGGGCGCGGGCCACCTGGAGCCCTGCACCCTGCCCTCCCTGCCCCACCCCCCTGAAGGCGTGGAAAGCCCCGAGCGCCACTTCACCATCGGCAAGGAAGTCTGGATCGAACGCGAAGACTTTGAAGAAGTGCCCCCCAAGGGCTACAAGCGCCTGTTCCCGGGCAACAAGGTGCGCCTGAAGGGCGGCTACGTCATCGAATGCACCGGGTGCACCAAGGATGCCGCCGGCAACATCACCGAAGTGCTGGCCACCGTGGTGCCCGACACCAAGAGCGGCACCCCCGGCGCCGACAGCGTGAAGGTCAAGGCCGCCATCACCTGGGTGGGCGTGGCCGACGGCGTGAACGCCGAAGTGCGCATGTACGACCGCCTGTTCCTGGACGCCCAGCCCGACGCAGGCGGCAAGGACTTCATCGAAAGCCTGAACCCGAACAGCCTGAAGGTGGTGACAGCCATCGTGGAGCCGTCATTGGCCAATGCACGGCCAGACGACAAGTTCCAGTTCGAGCGGCATGGGTATTTTGTGGCGGACCGGGTGGACCATGCGGCGGGGAAGCCGGTGTTTAACTTGGCGGTGGGGTTGAAGGATTCCTGGGGGAAGTGA
- a CDS encoding Lrp/AsnC family transcriptional regulator translates to MKLDTLDLRILAELQADGSLSNVELARRVHLSPSPCLARVKALEAAGVISRYVALASAAALGLGLNVFISISLKTQSKEALGDFEQRIAEHDEVMECYLMSGDSDYLIRVAVPDIGALERFILERLAPITGVEKIRSSFALKQVRYKTALPLPRA, encoded by the coding sequence ATGAAGCTGGATACCCTGGATTTGCGCATTCTGGCCGAGCTGCAGGCCGACGGTTCCCTGTCCAACGTGGAGCTGGCGCGGCGCGTGCACCTCTCGCCCTCGCCGTGCCTTGCGCGCGTGAAGGCGCTGGAGGCCGCGGGCGTCATCAGCCGATACGTGGCACTGGCCAGCGCGGCCGCCCTGGGCCTGGGGCTCAACGTGTTCATCAGCATCAGCCTGAAGACGCAGAGCAAGGAGGCGCTGGGCGACTTCGAGCAGCGCATCGCCGAGCACGACGAGGTGATGGAGTGCTACCTGATGAGCGGCGACAGCGACTACCTGATCCGCGTGGCCGTGCCCGACATCGGGGCGCTGGAGCGCTTCATCCTGGAGCGCCTCGCCCCCATCACCGGAGTGGAAAAGATCCGCTCGAGCTTCGCGCTCAAGCAGGTGCGCTACAAGACGGCGCTGCCGCTGCCCCGGGCGTAG
- a CDS encoding MFS transporter, whose amino-acid sequence MADANPAPHSTPEPTEARWAAVASMALGVFGLVTAEFLPASLLTAMASDLRVSDGAAGQAVTVTALVAAVAAPSLPLLTRRIDRRLVMIAFTLLLVLSNAMSALAGSLATLLVARVLLGVALGGFWSMSAALAMRLVPASLFARAMSFILTGVSVATVCAAPIGAWMGDLWGWRSAFIAAGGISLITLAVQLAALPALPPRDNPNLKVLGELLRRPPVRVALLAVLLVISGHFAGFTYIRPLMEQVTHLSVATITAVLLGYGVGGFFGNFVGGWIAGRSERQAIVAGGAVIAALAAVLLVAGQSAAITAVAVTLWGFAFGAFPVGFQTWIVRAAPDQAEGAGGLLVAAFQIAIASGAIFGGLMVDHVGALGGPAFALAALTLGTLLTLRHGPRPAAA is encoded by the coding sequence GTGGCCGATGCCAACCCAGCCCCGCATTCCACCCCCGAGCCCACCGAGGCACGCTGGGCCGCCGTGGCCTCCATGGCGCTGGGTGTCTTCGGACTGGTCACGGCCGAATTCTTGCCCGCCAGCCTGCTCACCGCCATGGCCAGCGACCTGCGCGTGAGCGATGGCGCCGCGGGCCAGGCCGTCACCGTGACGGCGCTGGTGGCCGCCGTGGCCGCCCCGTCGCTGCCGCTGCTCACGCGCCGCATCGACCGGCGCTTGGTGATGATCGCCTTCACGCTGCTGCTGGTGCTGTCCAACGCGATGTCGGCCTTGGCCGGGAGCCTGGCCACGCTGCTGGTGGCGCGGGTGCTGCTGGGCGTGGCGCTGGGCGGCTTCTGGTCCATGTCGGCCGCGCTGGCCATGCGGCTGGTGCCCGCCTCGCTGTTCGCGCGGGCCATGTCCTTCATCCTCACCGGGGTGTCGGTGGCCACGGTCTGCGCGGCGCCCATCGGCGCGTGGATGGGCGACCTGTGGGGCTGGCGCAGCGCCTTCATCGCGGCGGGGGGCATCAGCCTGATCACGCTGGCCGTGCAGCTCGCGGCCCTGCCCGCCTTGCCCCCGCGCGACAACCCCAACCTCAAGGTGCTGGGCGAGCTGCTGCGCCGCCCGCCCGTGCGCGTGGCGCTGCTGGCCGTGCTGCTGGTCATCTCGGGGCACTTCGCAGGCTTTACCTACATCCGCCCGCTGATGGAGCAGGTCACCCACCTGTCGGTGGCCACCATCACGGCGGTGTTGCTGGGCTACGGCGTGGGCGGTTTCTTCGGCAACTTCGTGGGCGGCTGGATCGCCGGGCGCAGCGAGCGCCAGGCCATCGTGGCCGGCGGTGCCGTCATCGCCGCGCTGGCCGCCGTGCTGCTGGTGGCCGGGCAGTCGGCGGCCATCACGGCCGTGGCCGTCACGCTGTGGGGTTTTGCGTTCGGCGCCTTCCCGGTGGGCTTCCAGACCTGGATCGTGCGGGCCGCGCCCGACCAGGCCGAGGGCGCGGGCGGGCTGCTGGTGGCGGCGTTCCAGATCGCCATTGCCAGCGGCGCCATCTTCGGCGGCCTGATGGTGGACCATGTGGGCGCGCTGGGCGGGCCGGCGTTTGCGCTGGCGGCGCTCACGCTGGGCACCCTGCTGACCCTGCGGCACGGGCCGCGCCCGGCAGCCGCCTGA
- the arfB gene encoding alternative ribosome rescue aminoacyl-tRNA hydrolase ArfB, producing MAPRPLEVREDEVEITAMRAQGAGGQNVNKVSSAVHLRFDVGASSLPGDVKERLLALRDTRITQEGVVVIKAQQYRSQDQNRNDALERLNALVNSVAVPPRVRRATKPTYGSKQRRLEGKTQRGETKALRGRVRGGGDGS from the coding sequence ATGGCGCCACGACCGCTTGAGGTGCGCGAGGACGAGGTGGAGATCACCGCCATGCGTGCCCAGGGCGCGGGCGGACAGAACGTCAACAAGGTTTCCAGCGCGGTGCACCTGCGCTTTGACGTGGGCGCCTCCTCACTGCCCGGGGACGTGAAGGAGCGCCTGCTGGCCCTGCGCGACACCCGCATCACACAGGAAGGCGTGGTGGTCATCAAGGCCCAGCAGTACCGCAGCCAGGACCAAAACCGCAATGATGCGCTGGAGCGCTTGAACGCGCTGGTCAACAGCGTCGCGGTGCCGCCCCGCGTGCGGCGCGCCACCAAGCCTACCTATGGCTCCAAACAGCGGCGCCTGGAGGGCAAGACCCAGCGCGGCGAGACCAAGGCGCTGCGGGGCAGGGTGCGCGGTGGGGGGGATGGTTCGTGA
- a CDS encoding alpha/beta hydrolase: MLNLPLTFLQRPAAATAPRPWLLVLMHGVGSNEQDLFSLAPHVPERFHVLSLRAPFRMGPGSHAWFDFSIEPSGERTINEAQEAESRALVAKAIESAAEQLGIPPERVVVGGFSQGGIMALSLLLTRPALMQAAMVWHSRLLAQVVPLAAPPDALRGKQLWLSHGTHDNVIPLAHAQAIAHHMAPLPVTVAYHEFPSAHEIRPSEVAATVAWLESLSTTPTAF; the protein is encoded by the coding sequence ATGCTCAACCTACCGCTCACCTTCTTGCAGCGCCCTGCTGCCGCCACCGCGCCCCGCCCCTGGTTGCTGGTGCTGATGCATGGGGTGGGCAGCAACGAACAGGACCTGTTCAGCCTGGCGCCCCATGTTCCCGAGCGCTTTCATGTGCTGAGCCTGCGTGCACCGTTTCGCATGGGGCCGGGCTCGCATGCGTGGTTCGACTTTTCCATCGAGCCCAGCGGGGAACGCACCATCAACGAAGCGCAGGAGGCCGAAAGCCGCGCGCTGGTCGCCAAGGCCATCGAATCTGCCGCCGAGCAGCTGGGCATTCCGCCCGAACGCGTGGTGGTGGGGGGCTTCAGCCAGGGCGGCATCATGGCGCTGTCGCTGCTGCTCACCCGGCCAGCGCTCATGCAGGCGGCGATGGTCTGGCACAGCCGCCTGCTGGCGCAGGTGGTGCCCCTGGCGGCGCCGCCCGATGCCCTGCGCGGCAAACAGCTGTGGCTGAGCCACGGCACGCACGACAACGTGATCCCGCTGGCCCATGCACAGGCCATCGCCCACCACATGGCGCCCTTGCCGGTGACGGTGGCGTACCACGAGTTCCCCAGCGCGCACGAGATCCGGCCCTCCGAGGTGGCGGCCACGGTGGCGTGGCTGGAGTCGCTGTCCACCACCCCCACGGCGTTTTAA
- a CDS encoding type II 3-dehydroquinate dehydratase, with product MSVKKKTVFVLNGPNLNLLGTREPAVYGAATLADVEKLCADACDRHGFALRFHQSNHEGALVDWIHEAGRLHAAGELAGVVINAGAYTHTSIALHDATKGTGITLIELHISNVHAREAYRHHSYMAAAAKAVMCGFGVLGYGLAIDGLAQLLAQQPPAA from the coding sequence ATGTCTGTGAAGAAAAAAACCGTTTTTGTCCTGAATGGCCCCAACCTGAACCTGCTGGGCACGCGTGAACCCGCCGTGTATGGCGCAGCCACGCTGGCCGACGTGGAAAAGCTCTGTGCCGACGCGTGTGATCGCCACGGCTTCGCGTTGCGGTTCCATCAAAGCAACCACGAAGGCGCGCTGGTGGACTGGATTCACGAGGCCGGCCGCTTGCACGCGGCGGGCGAACTGGCGGGCGTGGTCATCAACGCCGGGGCCTACACCCACACCAGCATCGCCCTGCACGATGCCACCAAGGGCACGGGCATCACGCTGATCGAGCTGCATATCAGCAATGTGCACGCGCGCGAGGCCTACCGCCACCATTCGTACATGGCGGCGGCGGCCAAGGCGGTGATGTGCGGTTTTGGCGTGCTGGGCTACGGCCTGGCCATCGACGGCCTGGCGCAGTTGCTGGCGCAGCAGCCGCCCGCGGCCTGA